The Anaerohalosphaeraceae bacterium DNA segment AAGGCATGCCTGAAGGAACTCCAATGCACTGCAATTCTTGTCAAGGGAAACGGAGAACCGGTAGGCACGTTGGATTTGAATGAAAACAACTTCTTCGTTTACAGCGACTATGAGCCCCTATTAGGAACCATTTCTTTTCAATCTCTGGAGTACTTCCGTGGGTACGAGGCGGAAAACAGCCGACTGACTCTGAAGGTGATTCAGGGGGCTGATGGACTAAAGGGCTGCAGGCAGCGGCTGACTGTTTTCTACCGCCTGTGCGGATTGGAGAAGCAGCTTGCAAGCATCTGTGCATTTTTTGCTGCTATCCTTAGTACAGCCGGATTGGGCATCGCTATACCGCTCACGCTCCATCTTTGGAAAGCAGCAAAAGAGCACACCAACCCCTTCAAAGATCCGGAACTCCTTGAACGTTTTTAAACGCTCTGTTTTTCTGCTGTTTATTTTTTGACAGGCAGCAGCGGGCTTGAGGGCTGAGGAACGGAAGACTGCTTCACAAAGAGATAATACAACTGCCCTTCCTCATACGTCTGCCCGGCCATCTGCCCGGCCTGGTCGCCGATGCCCATATACACATCGCAGCGTCCGGGAGCCCGAATGGCTCCGCCTGTGTCCTGGTCCAAAGCAAACCCGGTATAAGGGGCCTTGAGAATCCGGGTGCCGGCCGGACGCGGCAGAACGGTCTTCAGGAAAGCCAGGCAGCCGCGGGGATAAATCGACTTATCCGTGGCTATCGTCCGCAGCGGTGTGACCGGCTCGTTCAGGCTTCCGCGAGGATTGCCCTGCTCGATTCGGAAAAAGACGTACCGAGGATTGCGGTAGACGTATTTGTCAATCTGGTCCGGATGTGCCTTGAAATAATCAATCATCGCTTTCAGACTCATTCCGGAGGCGGGAACCACTCCATCCCGAATCAGTTCCTGAGCTACGCTGTTGTACTCATGTCCGTTGTTGGCGGCATAACCGAGCGTAACCTGTTTTCCGTCCGGCAGGCGAAGAATCGCTGAGCCCTGTACGTGAGCAATATAAACTTCAAATGGGTCCGCCAGCCAGGCAACCTCCTGTCCCTTGAGCATGCCGGTCTGTTCAATCTCCCGCCGGGAGGGATACGGTACAATCGAACCATTCGGCATTTTCCGCCCGAGTATTTCTCCGTTGGGACCCTTCACCAAATCCTCCGGCTGCTTGTAAAGCGGATAGCGGTATCGTGAATCCGCCGTCAGAGAACCCTCAAAAATCGGCGTGTAATAGCCGGTAAAGAGCACCGTTCCCCTGTCATCGCACCCAACAGACTGGTAGAAGTCAAACCGTTCTAATATCGCATTTTGAAGGGCTTTGCCCCGCAACCCCTGATCCAGCAAATCCGCCATCGTCTTCAGAGAATCAACCGCCATCTGATGAGTAATCTCCCCCTGCGGAAAGTATTGTTTGCTGGACGGCTTCGACAGATAACTCAGACTATGGTCGATGGCTTTTCGCAAATCGACCGTGTCGTAACAGGCCAAACTGATATCCGGAATCATAGCCGGGTCCGTAATTTTTCGAAGAGCATATTGTCCGGGCGGCAGCTGCCGGTCATACTGCGGGGCCTCCAGTTCCCTCGCTGTTTTACATCCGTTCATCAGCAAAACCGCTGCTACAATCCCTGCTGCTGCAAACAGCTGTCTGCAAAGATTCATATTCTCTCCATGAATTTGTTCTTTATTAACTTTCAATTTCCCAAAGAGTTAAGGATACTACCTTTCCGAGGTTTTTTCGTCAAGTCCTTTCTATAAATCGCCCTCCGCAGGGGAAAACCTTGAGAGAAAAAGATTGACAAAAAAGCTGCTTTCCGGACAATACAGGAAAAAAATAGCCGGTTTTTCGAAAGGAATTCAAACCATGAGACTGTTCATAACGGCAGGATGTGTAGTGTCTTTGGTTCTTCTGAGCGGCTGCACCAGCGGAGAGGGGTATTACCGCAAGGATTACGACTATTCAAATGTCCAAAAGATTGCCGTGGTGGATGTCATCGGTCCGGTCGGGGGAGAGGCCGCCCGCAATCAAATTGCCGACTTTTTTGCGATGGAGCTTCTGAAAAAGGGATACTCCCCGATTGAACGGGCCCAAGTACATGTGCTTCTGAAGGAACAGGAGTTTCAGGCCTCTGCAATCACCAGCAGTGAGGATGCCGCCAAAGCCGGACGAATTCTGAATGTACCGGCGGTGCTGATTGTCAACATTCCCAAATTCGGCGAAGACATTCAGATGACTGCAAAAATGGTGAATGTGGAAGACGGCAGCATTCTGTGGATGTCCACCGGCAAGGGGAAAGGCGGGAAAACCCTCGGCACGATCGTCGGAGCGGCTGCCGGTGCGATTATTGGGTATGCGGTGACAGGAGAGGATGACAAAGTTCTCGGGGCCATCGGCGGAGGCGTTGCAGGCGGAGCCGCCGGCAACCTGCTGACACCGGATGAGGCGGAAAAGATGCTCGAGATTATCCGGAAAGTCTGTGAAACCCTGCCTTCCAGACAGGTCCGATATCAGAAAATAAAAGATTAAGTTCCTCACTGTGCTAACCCTACCGACCGCCGCTGAATCTGCAAAAGAAAAGGATTATCGATGGAAGAAACGAAACTCCGAGTGGGCTTAATCGGCTTTGGAACCGTAGGAACGGGAGTGGCCAAGCTGATTCTGGAAGAGGCCGATGCCATAGCTGCTCGAACCGGAGTTCGACTGGAACTGGCTTGCGTCATTGACAAAGACACAACTACTCCTCGCCGGATTCGACTCCCGGAAGGGCTTTTAAGCGACAATCTCGACCGTCTTTTGAATGACCCGAGCATCGCGGTTGGAATCGAGCTTGTCGGAGGCACAACAGCCGCCCGCCAAATCCACCACCAGCTCCTCTGGGCAGGCAAACATATTGTAACCGCCAATAAGGCCCTTCTGGCGGAATACGGAGAGGAGCTGTACAGCGCCGCCGTGCAGGCAAATCGATGCATCGGTTTTGAGGCCAGCTGCTGCGGGGGAATTCCGATCATTTTGGCGATTCGAAGCGGTCTGGCCGCCAATCGGATTCTGGGACTGTACGGCATTTTCAACGGGACCTGCAACTACATCCTCAGCAAGATGACGAAGAGCGGTTCCGATTTCAAAACGGTCCTGGCAGAAGCGCAGTCCAAGGGATATGCCGAGGCGGATCCGACGCTTGATATTAACGGAACCGATACGGCTCATAAACTGGCGATTCTGGGCGGGCTGGCTTTTGAACGCAGAATTTCGATGAGCGATATTTATGTTGAAGGCATTGAGCGGATTGAAATTGAAGATATTCGCAATGCCCGGGAGATGGGCTATGTTATTAAACTGCTGGCGATCGGCCAGATGAACGGTGATGGAACCCTTTCGTTGCGGGTCCATCCGTCACTGATTCACGAAGATACCCCTTTGGCGGCTGTGTCAGGGCCCTTCAATGCCGTCAGTATCCACGGGCACGCCGTCGGACGGACAATGTTCTATGGGCGCGGTGCGGGAATGATGGCCACAGCCAGTGCCGTTGTTGCCGACTTGATTGAAATCGGACTGGGCTCTGTCCAGCGGACATTCCATTCAATTCCGATGGTCTCCGGCAGACAGAAGACTATTCCTATTAAGCCCATCGATGAAATCGAGTGCCGGTTTTATATTCGTCTGATGGCCAAAGACGAGCCCGGCGTAGTGGCCAAATACGGGCGGATTCTGGCCAACCACAAAATCAGCATCCGCGGAGCCATACAGCACGAAGGGCGCGGACCGGAAAATACGGTGCCGGTTGTGATTACAACCCATCCGACCCTCGAACGAAATATGTTTAATGCACTGGATGAACTGAGCCGCCTGAAGGTCATCAGCGGCCGGCCGGTGTGCATTCGCATTGTTGATATTCCGGAGGATTCGGAATGACCGCCAAATACGTGATTATTGTACCGGATGGGGCTGCGGACAACCCGCAGGAAAGTTTAGGCGGCAAAACGATTTTTGAAGCTGCCGATATTCCCAATATCAACAAAATCGCCCGCCAGGGCAAACAGGAAATTGTTCACACCGTTCCCAAAGGAATGCAGCCCGGCAGCGACGTGGCAATGATGAGTCTGCTCGGATATGACCCGAAGACAAATTATACCGGACGGGCTCCCATCGAGGCCGCCGCCCAGGAAATTCCTCTGGGTGAGTCGGATTGGGTATTCCGCTGCAATTTGGTTACCACAGCGGACGAAAAAATGGTGGATCACAGCGCGGGCCACATCACCACAAAAGAAGCGACCGCCCTGATTCAGGAATTCGCTGAACTCGTCGATAATCCTGCCGTACGGTTCTATCCCGGCGTCAGTTACCGGCATTTGTGTGTCATCAGCGGACAGGACTTTACTAAGGTTACCACCTATCCCCCGCACGATTATCTGGGCCAGAAACTGAGCAAAATCATGCCCAAAGGGAAAGGGGCCGATTTGCTGAAAGAAATGATGGCCAAATCTCAGCAGTTTTTTGAAGACCATCCAATCAACAAAGTGCGGAGGGACCTGAAGGAAAATCCTGCTACAACCATTTGGCTCTGGGGCCAGGGGCGAAGGGCCTATCTGGAAAAATTCCAGACAAAATATGGAAAGACCGGTGCCGTCATCACGGCGGTGGATTTGGTTCGCGGACTGGCCAAGCTGGTTGGTTTTGACCTAATCCAAGTACCGGGTGCAACCGGTTATCTGGATACCAATTATGCCGGCAAAGGGGAAGCCGCCATTGAAGCCCTCGACAAGTACGATCTTGTACTGGTTCATATTGAAGCCACCGATGAGGCCGGGCACAACGGCAATCCGCTTCAAAAAAAGAAAGCCCTCGAAAATATCGACAAGTTCATCATCGGGCCGATTTATGAAGCCATTCAGACGTTCGAACAGTGGCGCATCCTTGTGATGCCGGACCACCCGACCCCCTGCGACATCCGTTCGCACGTCGGAGAACCGGTTCCTTTTGCCATGGCCGGCAGCGGCATTAAGAACATCCTCGACGCCCCATTCAGCGAACCGAACAGTTTTGAATCAGGTTTTGAGATCGCCTGCGGCGCGGATTTGATGGAATATTTTTTGAAGTTATAACAGAACCCAAATAATGTTCGCTCCTCTGAGGAGGTTTTTACGATTGCATACGCTGACCAGGCAGAAGGGGCTGAGAGAATACCGCCTTCAACATTTCGCCGCTGAAAAACCGGGCAACGCTGCTTTTGAGCAGCTCTGGGACATGCCGCTGACCCCGCTGGATCAGCCGAATCGGAAAGAATCCGGTTTCAGCCAGGTATTTCTGTGGAAAGCGGAAAGAGGAAACTTGATTGTCAAAAGGCAATCCGACTATTTCAGCCGGACATTGCTTCATCCGCTGAGAGGCATTCCGACTCTTCAAAGGGAATTTGAGAATCTGCTGCTTCTGGAGCGGAAAGGAATCGCAGTTCCCCGACCGCTTTATTTCGGCTGCCGCCGCAAGGACGGACATACGCAAGCCGTTCTGATCACCGAATATGCGGACGGTTTTCTATCTCTGGAGACACTGCTGTCTCAGTGGGCCCATGAACGGCCGTCTCTGCTTTGCCGAAAAGAAATGATTGCCGCCGTCGCCGCTGCGGTTCGAAATCTTCATCAGCATCGAATCTCTCATCGTCATTTGGTCCCCAAGCATATTCTTTTAAAACCGGACAGTGCACCGATTCGGGTCATTCTGATTGATTTGGAGGCAGCGGAGCCGTTCCGTCCTTTTCGAAAAAACCGGCAGGCGGATTTGGCATCTTTGAATAATCGCTGCCGTTTTGTGAGCCAAACCGACAAACTCCGGTTTTTATTTTCTTACCTTGAAATCTCAAAATGGACCCCTTCTGCCAAACACTTCGC contains these protein-coding regions:
- a CDS encoding glycine zipper 2TM domain-containing protein, whose translation is MRLFITAGCVVSLVLLSGCTSGEGYYRKDYDYSNVQKIAVVDVIGPVGGEAARNQIADFFAMELLKKGYSPIERAQVHVLLKEQEFQASAITSSEDAAKAGRILNVPAVLIVNIPKFGEDIQMTAKMVNVEDGSILWMSTGKGKGGKTLGTIVGAAAGAIIGYAVTGEDDKVLGAIGGGVAGGAAGNLLTPDEAEKMLEIIRKVCETLPSRQVRYQKIKD
- a CDS encoding cofactor-independent phosphoglycerate mutase → MTAKYVIIVPDGAADNPQESLGGKTIFEAADIPNINKIARQGKQEIVHTVPKGMQPGSDVAMMSLLGYDPKTNYTGRAPIEAAAQEIPLGESDWVFRCNLVTTADEKMVDHSAGHITTKEATALIQEFAELVDNPAVRFYPGVSYRHLCVISGQDFTKVTTYPPHDYLGQKLSKIMPKGKGADLLKEMMAKSQQFFEDHPINKVRRDLKENPATTIWLWGQGRRAYLEKFQTKYGKTGAVITAVDLVRGLAKLVGFDLIQVPGATGYLDTNYAGKGEAAIEALDKYDLVLVHIEATDEAGHNGNPLQKKKALENIDKFIIGPIYEAIQTFEQWRILVMPDHPTPCDIRSHVGEPVPFAMAGSGIKNILDAPFSEPNSFESGFEIACGADLMEYFLKL
- a CDS encoding MltA domain-containing protein, coding for MNLCRQLFAAAGIVAAVLLMNGCKTARELEAPQYDRQLPPGQYALRKITDPAMIPDISLACYDTVDLRKAIDHSLSYLSKPSSKQYFPQGEITHQMAVDSLKTMADLLDQGLRGKALQNAILERFDFYQSVGCDDRGTVLFTGYYTPIFEGSLTADSRYRYPLYKQPEDLVKGPNGEILGRKMPNGSIVPYPSRREIEQTGMLKGQEVAWLADPFEVYIAHVQGSAILRLPDGKQVTLGYAANNGHEYNSVAQELIRDGVVPASGMSLKAMIDYFKAHPDQIDKYVYRNPRYVFFRIEQGNPRGSLNEPVTPLRTIATDKSIYPRGCLAFLKTVLPRPAGTRILKAPYTGFALDQDTGGAIRAPGRCDVYMGIGDQAGQMAGQTYEEGQLYYLFVKQSSVPQPSSPLLPVKK
- a CDS encoding lipopolysaccharide kinase InaA family protein encodes the protein MHTLTRQKGLREYRLQHFAAEKPGNAAFEQLWDMPLTPLDQPNRKESGFSQVFLWKAERGNLIVKRQSDYFSRTLLHPLRGIPTLQREFENLLLLERKGIAVPRPLYFGCRRKDGHTQAVLITEYADGFLSLETLLSQWAHERPSLLCRKEMIAAVAAAVRNLHQHRISHRHLVPKHILLKPDSAPIRVILIDLEAAEPFRPFRKNRQADLASLNNRCRFVSQTDKLRFLFSYLEISKWTPSAKHFAREILRKTYQKSRSSLQKSTNRMSCV
- a CDS encoding homoserine dehydrogenase, which encodes MEETKLRVGLIGFGTVGTGVAKLILEEADAIAARTGVRLELACVIDKDTTTPRRIRLPEGLLSDNLDRLLNDPSIAVGIELVGGTTAARQIHHQLLWAGKHIVTANKALLAEYGEELYSAAVQANRCIGFEASCCGGIPIILAIRSGLAANRILGLYGIFNGTCNYILSKMTKSGSDFKTVLAEAQSKGYAEADPTLDINGTDTAHKLAILGGLAFERRISMSDIYVEGIERIEIEDIRNAREMGYVIKLLAIGQMNGDGTLSLRVHPSLIHEDTPLAAVSGPFNAVSIHGHAVGRTMFYGRGAGMMATASAVVADLIEIGLGSVQRTFHSIPMVSGRQKTIPIKPIDEIECRFYIRLMAKDEPGVVAKYGRILANHKISIRGAIQHEGRGPENTVPVVITTHPTLERNMFNALDELSRLKVISGRPVCIRIVDIPEDSE